In the genome of Methanofastidiosum sp., the window GATTAACTAAAATAAATTATAAATTAAGAGGCTATCTGTTCTTTTTCAAGAATTTCCTAGTTTCTTCTGTATCGATCCATCCTTCGTCGAGTTGTTTTATTATTTCTTCTATTCTGTCAACTTGCCTTTGCACTCTAACTTTTGTTTCTTCATCAGTTACTTTAACTTGTACAAATCCACTTAAAATTGCCAAAGGGTTTCTAATATGATCAACTAAATGGGCAAAATATTCAACATTCTTCTCCATTTGTTTGTCTGCTCTAATTTTATCAGTAATATTTGTACCAACTGAAAGAATTCCCGTTATATTCTTATTTTCATCTATTATCGGTTTATTGGTCCAATATACCCATATTCTTTCGCCATTTTTCTTGACATTTTCATTCAAGTTTACACCATATTTATTAACATCTTTTACAATATCTGTA includes:
- a CDS encoding PAS domain S-box protein; this encodes MSASSIRDEKGSFQYIIGVIVDITERKKSDEKLRKSEEKYRELVENANSIIAKFDKEGKILSMNEFGLKLFGYEEEELIGKTWNETILPKVDSTGKVLESLATDIVKDVNKYGVNLNENVKKNGERIWVYWTNKPIIDENKNITGILSVGTNITDKIRADKQMEKNVEYFAHLVDHIRNPLAILSGFVQVKVTDEETKVRVQRQVDRIEEIIKQLDEGWIDTEETRKFLKKNR